The Flavobacterium praedii genome window below encodes:
- a CDS encoding ABC transporter permease has protein sequence MLVYLRLLKESFGFAMNALRSNKLRTLLSLLGVTIGIFSIIAVLAAVDSLDRKISKDLSSLDKNTIYLLKFSFGPSEIPQWKREQFPNVKYSEYIYLKGAMTHTEQLGYQIFTRREAIKFEANTVSDVNIVPVSHEFIDIQGLEFEKGRFYNESEANSGASVIVLGDDIAKNLFGDLEPIGKNVRLYGQRFTVIGILKKQGSSIFGESDDSSAFIPVNFIRRLYGDNNPNLTNVIIFKPEKGVDMEEYKSEISQKLRNFRGLKAGEIDNFFINVFAGFLDLIDGIIGQMNVVGWIISGFSLLVGGFGIANIMFVSVKERTNLIGIQKSLGAKNRFILFQFLFEAIILSVLGGIIGLFMVWIIALILTKALDFEFVLGLGNILLGTGLAAIIGLISGILPAIAASKLDPVEAIRTGM, from the coding sequence ATGCTAGTTTACCTACGATTATTAAAAGAGAGTTTCGGCTTTGCCATGAATGCACTGAGAAGTAACAAATTAAGAACATTGCTTTCTTTACTGGGAGTAACTATTGGTATATTCTCTATAATAGCAGTACTTGCGGCAGTTGATTCTTTGGATAGAAAAATTTCAAAGGATCTTAGCAGTTTAGATAAAAACACTATTTATTTATTAAAATTTTCATTTGGCCCTTCAGAAATTCCACAATGGAAAAGAGAGCAGTTTCCCAACGTAAAATATTCGGAATATATTTATTTGAAAGGAGCTATGACGCATACCGAACAATTAGGCTATCAAATATTCACCAGAAGAGAAGCTATAAAATTTGAAGCTAATACGGTGAGTGATGTAAATATTGTACCTGTTTCCCACGAATTTATAGACATTCAAGGACTAGAATTTGAAAAGGGCAGATTTTATAATGAGTCCGAAGCGAATTCTGGAGCATCCGTTATTGTGCTTGGTGATGATATTGCAAAAAACCTCTTTGGAGACCTGGAACCCATTGGCAAAAATGTCCGATTGTATGGCCAAAGATTTACCGTTATTGGTATCTTAAAGAAGCAAGGATCAAGCATATTTGGCGAAAGTGACGATTCTTCTGCTTTTATACCCGTTAATTTTATTCGTAGATTATATGGGGATAATAATCCAAATTTAACGAATGTAATCATATTCAAACCCGAAAAAGGCGTTGATATGGAGGAATATAAAAGTGAAATATCCCAAAAGCTAAGAAATTTTAGAGGATTAAAAGCAGGAGAAATCGACAATTTCTTCATCAATGTTTTTGCTGGGTTTCTTGATCTTATTGATGGTATTATTGGTCAAATGAATGTAGTAGGCTGGATTATCTCTGGTTTTTCATTACTAGTTGGAGGTTTTGGAATTGCCAATATCATGTTTGTGTCCGTAAAAGAACGCACCAATCTTATAGGTATCCAAAAATCATTGGGCGCCAAAAATCGTTTTATATTATTTCAGTTTTTATTTGAAGCCATAATTCTATCCGTACTTGGAGGAATTATTGGTTTGTTTATGGTTTGGATAATTGCATTGATCTTGACCAAAGCATTAGATTTTGAATTTGTTTTGGGTCTTGGAAATATTCTTTTGGGAACTGGCTTAGCCGCTATAATTGGACTTATTTCAGGAATTCTTCCAGCTATTGCAGCCTCCAAACTTGATCCTGTAGAAGCCATTAGAACGGGGATGTAA
- the purH gene encoding bifunctional phosphoribosylaminoimidazolecarboxamide formyltransferase/IMP cyclohydrolase, with product MNTTKTIQSALISVFSKEGLEPIVRELHKQNVVFYSTGGTEEFIKNLGIPVIPVEDVTSYPSILGGRVKTLHPKVFGGILNRQDNESDVQQMQEYNIPQLDLVIVDLYPFEKTVASGASEVDIIEKIDIGGISLIRAAAKNFKDTVIVSSMDQYGLFLDMITSQNGATTLADRKLLATKAFHVSSHYDGAIFNYFNTDETIYKASIENGQVLRYGENPHQKGFFFGDFDSMFTKVHGKELSYNNLLDVDAAVNLINEFKTDGPTFAILKHNNACGLATRSTICEAYNVALACDPTSAFGGVLIANTTIDVATANEINKLFCEVVIAPSYDAEAIAILQEKKNRIILIQNEVELPQKQVRTCLNGLLIQERNNITDTKGDLKTVTVKAPTEQEIEDLIFASKVCKNTKSNTIVFAKNGTLISSGTGQTSRVDALLQAIEKAKVFGFSLEGASMASDAFFPFPDCVEIAKKAGITAVIQPGGSIKDELSINYCNENNLAMVFTGTRHFKH from the coding sequence ATGAACACAACAAAAACAATCCAATCCGCATTAATTTCGGTTTTTTCAAAAGAAGGCCTTGAACCAATTGTAAGAGAATTGCATAAACAAAATGTGGTTTTTTATTCTACAGGAGGTACTGAGGAATTTATTAAAAATTTAGGAATTCCTGTTATCCCAGTTGAAGATGTTACTTCATATCCGTCAATTTTGGGAGGGCGTGTGAAAACGTTACATCCAAAGGTTTTTGGAGGGATCTTGAATCGTCAAGATAATGAAAGTGATGTGCAACAAATGCAAGAATATAATATTCCGCAACTTGATTTGGTAATTGTTGATCTATATCCATTTGAAAAAACAGTTGCTTCTGGTGCAAGTGAAGTTGATATTATCGAAAAAATTGATATTGGTGGTATTTCATTGATTCGCGCTGCCGCAAAAAACTTTAAAGACACTGTAATTGTTTCTTCTATGGATCAATACGGTTTATTTTTGGATATGATTACATCTCAAAATGGAGCTACAACATTGGCAGATAGAAAATTATTGGCGACCAAAGCTTTTCATGTTTCTTCTCATTACGATGGTGCTATTTTTAATTATTTCAATACGGATGAAACTATTTATAAAGCCAGTATCGAAAATGGACAAGTATTGCGATATGGAGAAAATCCGCATCAAAAAGGATTTTTCTTTGGAGATTTTGATTCCATGTTTACAAAAGTTCACGGTAAAGAACTATCTTATAATAATTTATTAGACGTAGATGCTGCAGTTAATTTAATAAATGAATTTAAAACAGACGGTCCAACTTTTGCAATTTTAAAACATAATAATGCTTGTGGATTGGCAACAAGAAGTACTATTTGTGAAGCTTATAATGTAGCTTTGGCTTGTGATCCTACTTCTGCATTTGGAGGAGTATTGATAGCAAACACTACAATTGATGTAGCAACAGCTAATGAAATCAACAAATTATTTTGTGAAGTAGTAATCGCTCCGTCTTATGATGCAGAAGCAATTGCCATTTTACAGGAAAAGAAAAACAGAATTATTTTAATCCAAAATGAAGTAGAGTTGCCTCAAAAACAGGTTAGAACATGTTTGAACGGACTATTGATTCAAGAAAGAAATAACATCACGGATACTAAAGGGGACTTAAAAACCGTTACGGTAAAAGCGCCTACGGAGCAAGAAATTGAAGATTTAATTTTTGCTTCTAAAGTATGTAAAAATACTAAATCGAATACTATTGTATTTGCTAAAAACGGCACGTTAATTTCTTCAGGAACAGGACAAACTTCAAGAGTAGATGCATTATTGCAAGCTATCGAAAAAGCTAAAGTTTTTGGATTCAGCTTAGAAGGAGCTTCTATGGCAAGCGACGCTTTTTTTCCATTTCCAGATTGTGTTGAAATTGCAAAGAAAGCAGGAATAACGGCAGTGATTCAGCCAGGAGGATCAATAAAAGACGAATTGAGCATTAATTATTGCAATGAAAATAATCTTGCGATGGTATTTACAGGAACACGTCATTTTAAACATTAA
- a CDS encoding rod shape-determining protein, giving the protein MGFFDFMTEDIAIDLGTANTLIIHNDKVVIDSPSIVARDRISGKIIAVGKEANMMQGKTHENIKTIRPLKDGVIADFDASEKMISMFIKSIPALKKRMFTPALRMVVCIPSGITEVEMRAVKESCERVNGKEVYLIHEPMAAAIGIGIDIMQPKGNMIVDIGGGTTEIAVIALGGIVCDKSVKIAGDVFTNDIVYYMRTQHNLFVGESTAEKIKIQIGAAIEDLETPPEDMSVQGRDLLTGKPKQVEVSYREIAKALDKSIQRIEDAVMETLSQTPPELAADIYNTGIYLAGGGSMLRGLDKRISQKTDLPVYIAEDPLRAVVRGTGMALKNITKFKNILIK; this is encoded by the coding sequence ATGGGATTTTTTGATTTCATGACCGAGGATATTGCGATAGACCTTGGTACAGCAAACACTTTAATCATACACAATGACAAAGTCGTAATTGACAGTCCGTCTATAGTTGCACGTGATCGAATATCAGGCAAAATTATTGCAGTTGGTAAGGAAGCCAATATGATGCAAGGGAAGACGCATGAAAACATTAAAACAATTAGACCCTTGAAAGATGGTGTAATTGCTGATTTTGATGCATCAGAAAAAATGATCAGTATGTTCATTAAAAGCATACCTGCATTGAAAAAAAGAATGTTCACTCCAGCATTGAGAATGGTGGTTTGTATTCCTTCCGGAATTACTGAAGTGGAGATGAGAGCAGTAAAAGAGTCTTGCGAAAGAGTAAATGGTAAGGAAGTTTATTTGATACATGAGCCTATGGCAGCAGCAATTGGTATCGGAATCGATATTATGCAACCAAAAGGGAATATGATTGTTGATATAGGTGGTGGAACTACTGAAATAGCAGTAATTGCATTAGGTGGAATAGTTTGTGACAAATCAGTTAAAATTGCTGGTGACGTTTTTACAAATGATATTGTTTACTATATGCGTACACAACACAACTTATTTGTTGGGGAAAGTACAGCAGAGAAAATAAAAATTCAAATTGGTGCTGCTATCGAAGATTTGGAGACTCCTCCAGAAGACATGTCGGTTCAAGGACGTGATTTATTGACAGGAAAACCAAAACAGGTTGAAGTGTCGTATAGAGAAATTGCAAAAGCTTTGGACAAATCTATTCAACGAATAGAAGATGCTGTAATGGAAACATTATCACAAACTCCTCCAGAATTAGCAGCCGATATCTATAATACCGGAATTTATCTTGCTGGTGGTGGATCTATGTTAAGAGGACTTGATAAAAGAATTTCTCAAAAAACAGACTTACCCGTTTACATTGCAGAAGATCCATTAAGAGCCGTTGTAAGAGGGACAGGTATGGCGCTAAAAAATATTACAAAGTTTAAAAACATTCTTATAAAATAA
- the mreC gene encoding rod shape-determining protein MreC yields the protein MQQIFSFIIKNSNRILFLLLLGISLALTIQSHSFHRSKVISSANFLSGGVYERINSMEEYLHLKEQNDQLALENANLKSLLFKTRDSAEIPNLDSLKGVKPEDIVVCKVIHNSYNVYENFLTLNAGSKSGITPDMGVINSLGIVGITDNVSANYSTVISILNVKSQINAKIKNSDHFGSLNWNGKSTGFVQLIDVPRLATVKKGDTIVTGGQSVIFPENIGIGTIDKLEIDDKTHYYTITVKLFNDMTNLGHVYVIKSGNSEEIRNLEKQDKNE from the coding sequence ATGCAGCAAATATTTTCATTTATTATAAAAAACAGTAATAGAATACTGTTTTTGCTGCTTTTGGGTATTTCGTTGGCCCTTACGATTCAATCCCATTCCTTTCATAGGAGTAAAGTAATTAGTTCTGCTAACTTCTTAAGTGGTGGTGTCTATGAAAGAATTAATTCCATGGAAGAATATCTTCACTTAAAGGAGCAAAATGATCAGTTGGCACTAGAAAATGCTAACTTGAAAAGTTTATTGTTTAAGACTCGCGATTCAGCAGAAATTCCAAATTTAGATAGTTTAAAAGGGGTAAAACCTGAAGATATTGTAGTTTGTAAAGTTATTCATAACTCTTATAATGTATATGAGAATTTTTTAACATTGAATGCAGGTTCTAAGTCAGGAATTACGCCTGATATGGGAGTAATTAATAGTTTGGGTATAGTTGGTATTACAGATAATGTATCTGCCAATTATTCGACAGTTATTAGTATTTTGAATGTCAAATCTCAAATAAATGCTAAGATTAAAAATTCGGATCATTTTGGGTCTTTAAATTGGAATGGTAAAAGTACTGGTTTTGTACAGTTAATAGATGTTCCTAGGTTAGCCACTGTAAAAAAAGGGGATACCATTGTAACAGGAGGTCAATCAGTAATATTTCCTGAAAATATTGGTATCGGTACAATTGATAAATTGGAAATTGATGATAAAACCCATTATTACACTATAACAGTTAAATTATTTAATGATATGACTAATTTGGGTCATGTATATGTTATAAAATCGGGGAATAGTGAAGAAATTAGAAATTTAGAAAAACAAGATAAAAATGAATAA
- a CDS encoding rod shape-determining protein MreD has product MNNTLLVNIFRFVFLLALQILVFNNMNFGGYVSAFPYILFIILYPVNGNKSNLLLASFFLGIIMDLFCNSGGVHAAACVLLAYLRPNFFKFSFGLSYEYQTVKLNDVLTPERFTFILLSVLTHNFTLLILESFQFTFFLDVLLRTVLSTLFTILTCIIVIYLIKPNKR; this is encoded by the coding sequence ATGAATAACACATTGTTAGTTAATATTTTTCGTTTTGTGTTTTTATTAGCCTTACAAATTCTTGTTTTTAATAATATGAATTTTGGTGGTTATGTAAGTGCATTTCCTTACATTCTTTTTATTATTCTTTATCCAGTAAATGGAAACAAATCAAATCTATTGTTAGCCAGTTTTTTTCTTGGTATTATTATGGATTTATTTTGTAATTCTGGAGGTGTACATGCAGCAGCTTGTGTACTATTAGCTTACTTAAGACCTAATTTTTTTAAATTTTCTTTTGGATTGAGTTATGAATATCAAACCGTAAAATTGAATGATGTATTGACACCTGAACGTTTTACATTTATTTTATTGTCGGTACTAACTCATAATTTTACCTTATTGATTTTAGAATCTTTTCAGTTCACTTTCTTTTTAGATGTTTTGCTGAGAACTGTTTTAAGTACACTATTTACTATTTTAACTTGTATAATTGTAATATACCTCATAAAGCCAAATAAACGATGA
- the mrdA gene encoding penicillin-binding protein 2, whose translation MRKVLLPALIIIGASLLIIRVFYLQIIDDSFKLKSENNAIKIKYDYPERGYIYDRNGVLLVANQPSYDIMVIPRELDKTDTLEFCKLLNITKEDFIKKIEKAKVYSPRLPSVFLSQLNKNEFAAFQEKIRKFDGFYFQKRALRDYEVNFGANIFGFITQVNEKQIEKNHYYKSGDLIGKQGVEQSYEEILRGVKGVKYFQKDKFNREIGSYKDGKYDTIAKQGEDVNLTIDAVIQKYGEELMVNKRGGIVAIEPKTGEILALVTAPSYDPGILVGRQKSKNYTKLYYDSIAKPLYDRGLLAEYPPGSPFKIMTGLVGLQEEVINEETTFVCNHGFSYARGRFQGCHCGIFGPRSLNVGIYKSCNAYFSNVYLKTIAKYKKPAYAVDVWSNHVKSFGLGQFMGYDLPIGKKGNIPSSKTYKRIYPNGGWRGTTIISNAIGQGEVLMTPIQLANMMSAVANEGYYYTPHIIKKIKGEKIDTKFTTKHVTTIDRKYFPPMIQGLFDVYNHGTAYALKVEGIDICGKTGTAENFAKIDGVRTKMQDHSIFVAFAPKDNPKIAIAVLVENGGYGATIAGPIASLMIEKYLKKKISRTDLETRVLNISLQSRYAKLGGLSEEVKKELRIKDSILQSKAKIKANTLKIDTTKIKK comes from the coding sequence ATGAGAAAAGTTTTGTTGCCAGCTTTGATAATAATTGGTGCTTCTTTGTTAATCATTCGTGTTTTTTACTTGCAAATTATTGATGATTCTTTTAAGTTAAAATCAGAGAATAACGCTATAAAAATCAAATATGATTATCCTGAGCGTGGCTATATCTATGATAGAAATGGTGTTTTGTTAGTTGCTAATCAACCTTCATACGATATCATGGTTATTCCTAGAGAACTTGATAAAACGGACACACTTGAGTTTTGTAAATTATTAAATATAACTAAGGAGGATTTTATAAAAAAAATCGAGAAAGCAAAAGTTTATAGTCCAAGGCTACCTTCCGTATTCTTATCTCAATTAAATAAAAATGAATTTGCTGCTTTTCAAGAAAAAATTCGAAAATTTGATGGGTTCTATTTTCAAAAAAGAGCTTTGCGTGATTATGAAGTAAATTTTGGAGCGAATATATTTGGATTTATTACTCAAGTCAATGAGAAACAAATTGAAAAAAATCATTATTACAAAAGTGGTGATTTAATTGGAAAACAAGGAGTTGAACAAAGCTATGAAGAGATTCTTAGGGGAGTAAAAGGGGTAAAGTATTTTCAAAAAGATAAATTTAATCGGGAAATTGGATCTTACAAAGATGGAAAATACGATACCATTGCAAAACAAGGAGAAGATGTCAATTTAACCATTGATGCAGTAATTCAAAAGTATGGAGAGGAGTTAATGGTAAATAAAAGAGGTGGAATTGTGGCTATTGAACCTAAGACAGGCGAAATTTTAGCACTAGTAACCGCTCCTTCTTATGACCCAGGAATTTTAGTAGGTCGTCAAAAATCAAAAAATTACACTAAATTATATTACGATTCTATTGCTAAACCTCTTTACGATAGGGGGTTACTAGCTGAATATCCTCCAGGATCACCTTTCAAAATCATGACAGGGTTGGTTGGATTACAGGAAGAAGTGATTAATGAAGAAACCACTTTTGTTTGTAATCATGGATTCTCTTATGCAAGAGGACGATTTCAAGGATGTCACTGTGGAATTTTTGGACCTAGAAGTTTAAATGTAGGAATTTATAAATCGTGTAATGCCTATTTCTCTAATGTATATCTAAAAACTATTGCCAAATATAAAAAACCTGCTTATGCCGTAGATGTATGGAGTAATCATGTAAAAAGTTTTGGATTAGGTCAATTTATGGGCTATGATTTGCCTATTGGGAAAAAAGGGAATATACCAAGTTCTAAAACGTACAAAAGAATATATCCTAATGGAGGTTGGAGAGGAACTACCATCATATCGAATGCAATTGGTCAAGGAGAAGTATTAATGACTCCTATACAATTGGCAAATATGATGTCTGCAGTTGCTAATGAAGGATATTATTATACGCCTCATATTATTAAAAAGATAAAAGGAGAAAAAATTGACACTAAGTTTACGACAAAACACGTAACTACAATTGATAGGAAATATTTCCCTCCTATGATTCAAGGTTTATTTGATGTATATAATCACGGTACCGCTTATGCCTTAAAAGTTGAAGGAATCGATATTTGTGGTAAAACAGGAACGGCAGAAAATTTTGCAAAAATAGATGGAGTAAGAACCAAAATGCAAGATCACTCTATTTTTGTTGCTTTTGCGCCAAAAGACAATCCCAAAATTGCCATTGCTGTATTGGTTGAAAATGGTGGCTATGGAGCTACTATTGCCGGCCCAATTGCTAGTTTGATGATTGAAAAATATTTAAAAAAGAAAATTTCTAGAACCGATTTAGAGACTAGAGTTTTAAATATAAGTTTGCAAAGTCGTTATGCTAAATTAGGTGGCCTATCAGAAGAAGTAAAAAAAGAATTAAGAATTAAAGACTCTATCTTACAAAGTAAAGCTAAAATAAAAGCAAATACGCTTAAAATAGATACCACTAAAATAAAAAAATAA
- the rodA gene encoding rod shape-determining protein RodA, giving the protein MKNQSLSSNIDWICIIIYILLVFLGWLNIYSSSLSSTEGTYEKQAIFIVLSIPLIFILLYIDGKFYEKYASIIFVISLISLAGLFVFGKTIAGQRCWYGIGGFTLQPSEFAKAATALALAKYLSDTQINLKDLNRQIQALAIVFLPVLLILPQPDPGSALIYSIFIIVLYREGLPSWYVWTGFVTILLFMLTLVLEPQYVILISLLIIVLIHFKSRLADRNIVLSGILFVIISSFVLSVNYVFTNVFKQHHRDRFNILLGKQVDMKGIGYNTNQSEIAIGSGGWFGKGFLEGTQTKGGFVPEQHTDYIFTTVGEEWGFVGSLVVIGLFTGLFLRIIYLAERQKTKFSRVYGYCVAGILFTHFFVNIAMVVGIFPTIGVPLPFFSYGGSGLWGFTILLFIFIKMDANKVNEW; this is encoded by the coding sequence ATGAAAAATCAAAGTTTATCAAGCAATATTGATTGGATATGTATCATTATCTATATCTTACTAGTGTTTTTAGGGTGGTTAAATATCTATTCTTCTTCATTGTCTTCCACTGAAGGGACCTATGAAAAACAAGCAATATTCATTGTTTTATCTATTCCTTTGATTTTTATTTTATTATATATTGACGGTAAATTTTATGAAAAATACGCAAGTATAATTTTTGTTATCTCTTTGATATCATTAGCGGGTTTGTTTGTTTTTGGTAAAACAATTGCGGGTCAACGTTGCTGGTATGGAATAGGAGGTTTTACTTTGCAGCCTTCTGAATTTGCAAAAGCAGCAACGGCACTAGCATTGGCTAAATATTTGAGTGATACACAAATTAACTTAAAAGATTTAAATAGACAAATTCAAGCTTTAGCAATAGTTTTTTTACCAGTTTTACTAATCTTGCCGCAACCAGATCCTGGAAGCGCATTAATATATAGTATTTTTATTATAGTATTGTATAGAGAAGGTTTACCGTCTTGGTACGTTTGGACAGGTTTTGTTACCATATTACTTTTTATGTTAACGTTGGTTTTGGAGCCACAATATGTTATTTTAATATCTTTATTAATAATTGTTTTAATACATTTTAAATCAAGATTAGCAGATAGGAATATTGTCTTAAGCGGTATACTTTTTGTTATAATATCTAGTTTTGTATTATCAGTAAACTATGTTTTTACAAATGTTTTTAAGCAACACCATAGAGATCGTTTTAATATTTTATTAGGGAAACAAGTCGATATGAAAGGGATTGGGTATAATACTAATCAATCTGAAATTGCTATTGGTTCAGGAGGTTGGTTCGGGAAAGGATTCCTTGAAGGTACTCAAACTAAAGGAGGATTCGTTCCAGAGCAGCATACGGATTATATTTTTACAACCGTTGGTGAAGAGTGGGGTTTTGTTGGCTCTTTAGTGGTAATTGGGTTATTTACTGGTTTATTCCTCCGTATAATTTATCTTGCCGAAAGACAAAAAACAAAATTCAGTAGAGTATATGGCTACTGTGTCGCAGGAATATTATTTACTCATTTTTTTGTAAATATTGCCATGGTAGTTGGAATTTTTCCAACCATAGGAGTGCCTTTGCCTTTCTTTTCTTATGGCGGATCTGGATTATGGGGATTTACAATTTTATTATTCATTTTTATAAAAATGGATGCCAATAAAGTAAATGAATGGTAG
- a CDS encoding DUF1573 domain-containing protein, whose translation MGRNYKKKVYAIENISDKHFVISELQSDKDVFFEGTILDKSNFPGQKKSIYVQFIPESKGMISRQIEVVSNSTSGIIKLELKGRIK comes from the coding sequence ATTGGGAGAAACTATAAAAAAAAGGTTTATGCAATAGAAAATATTTCGGACAAACATTTTGTAATATCAGAATTACAGAGTGATAAAGATGTCTTTTTTGAAGGTACTATTTTGGATAAATCAAATTTTCCGGGACAGAAAAAATCAATTTATGTTCAGTTTATTCCTGAATCCAAAGGAATGATTTCGAGACAAATCGAAGTCGTTAGTAATTCTACTTCTGGGATTATTAAACTGGAATTAAAAGGAAGGATTAAGTAA
- the metK gene encoding methionine adenosyltransferase, producing MAYLFTSESVSEGHPDKVADQISDALIDNFLAFDADSKVACETLVTTGQVILAGEVKSNTYLDVQQIARDVIRKIGYTKSEYMFEANSCGILSAIHEQSADINQGVDRASKEEQGAGDQGMMFGYATNETENYMPLALDLSHKLLQELAILRRENNEITYLRPDAKSQVTLEYSDDNKPTRIDAIVISTQHDDFDEEATMLAKIKKDIIDILIPRIIAKNPAHAHLFNDKIQYHINPTGKFVIGGPHGDTGLTGRKIIVDTYGGKGAHGGGAFSGKDPSKVDRSAAYATRHIAKNLVAAGVADEILVQVSYAIGVAKPMGIFIDTYGTSKVNLTNGEIAKKVEAIFDMRPYFIEQRLKLRNPIYSETAAYGHMGRTPETVTKTFSAPGGLTKTVTVDLFTWEKLDFVDQVKTAFGL from the coding sequence ATGGCTTATTTATTTACGTCAGAATCTGTAAGTGAGGGACACCCAGACAAAGTTGCAGATCAAATTTCGGATGCATTAATTGATAACTTTTTGGCATTTGATGCTGACTCAAAAGTAGCTTGTGAAACATTAGTTACAACTGGTCAAGTAATTTTGGCAGGTGAAGTTAAGTCGAATACCTACTTGGATGTACAACAAATTGCACGTGATGTAATTCGCAAAATTGGTTATACAAAAAGTGAATACATGTTTGAAGCCAATTCTTGCGGTATTCTTTCGGCCATTCACGAACAATCTGCCGATATTAATCAAGGAGTTGACAGAGCTAGCAAAGAAGAGCAAGGAGCAGGTGACCAAGGAATGATGTTTGGTTACGCAACAAATGAAACTGAAAATTACATGCCTTTGGCACTTGATTTATCTCATAAATTATTGCAAGAATTAGCCATTTTAAGACGTGAAAATAATGAAATCACTTATTTACGTCCTGATGCAAAATCTCAAGTTACATTAGAATACAGCGATGACAACAAACCAACACGTATTGATGCTATCGTAATTTCTACACAACATGATGATTTTGATGAAGAAGCGACTATGCTTGCTAAAATCAAAAAAGACATCATAGACATATTAATTCCACGAATCATTGCAAAAAATCCTGCTCACGCACATTTATTCAATGATAAAATTCAATACCATATTAATCCAACTGGGAAATTCGTAATTGGAGGACCTCACGGAGATACAGGATTAACAGGAAGAAAAATTATTGTAGACACTTATGGTGGAAAAGGAGCTCACGGTGGTGGTGCTTTCTCTGGAAAAGATCCAAGTAAAGTAGACAGAAGTGCGGCTTATGCTACACGTCACATCGCCAAAAACCTTGTTGCAGCTGGTGTTGCTGATGAGATTTTGGTACAGGTTTCTTATGCAATTGGTGTTGCAAAACCAATGGGAATTTTTATTGATACTTACGGAACTTCAAAAGTAAATTTGACTAATGGTGAAATTGCCAAAAAAGTAGAAGCTATTTTTGATATGCGTCCTTACTTCATCGAACAACGTTTGAAATTAAGAAACCCAATCTATAGCGAAACTGCTGCTTACGGCCACATGGGACGTACTCCAGAAACCGTAACCAAAACGTTCTCTGCTCCTGGTGGATTGACAAAAACAGTTACTGTTGATTTGTTTACTTGGGAAAAATTAGATTTCGTTGATCAAGTGAAAACAGCTTTTGGATTGTAA